A stretch of Malus sylvestris chromosome 11, drMalSylv7.2, whole genome shotgun sequence DNA encodes these proteins:
- the LOC126589766 gene encoding rapid alkalinization factor-like: MANSSAIIFSLAFVAALIISVDASGGHGASWVPVRPRCEGSVVECMDDHDDVFGMDSEISRRILATSQYISYGALQRNTVPCSQRGASYYNCKPGAQSNPYNRGCSAIARCRS; the protein is encoded by the coding sequence ATGGCCAATTCCTCTGCCATTATCTTTTCCTTGGCCTTCGTTGCTGCTTTGATCATCTCCGTTGATGCAAGCGGCGGTCATGGGGCGAGCTGGGTTCCAGTGAGACCCCGCTGCGAGGGTTCAGTAGTGGAGTGCATGGATGATCATGATGATGTGTTTGGCATGGACTCGGAGATCAGCAGGCGCATCTTGGCCACCTCACAATACATAAGCTATGGAGCTCTGCAGAGAAACACTGTGCCTTGCTCTCAGAGAGGTGCTTCCTACTACAACTGCAAGCCGGGTGCTCAGAGCAACCCATACAACCGTGGATGCAGTGCTATTGCTCGTTGCCGGAGTTGA
- the LOC126589765 gene encoding protein LOW PSII ACCUMULATION 1, chloroplastic-like, with amino-acid sequence MAVAAPTLHRQWLLLSNPITRKRPSLPGGATTTLNHLQIHKNSAGISLISCSSTSQSTEANTETPESCVNLGLQLFSKGRVKDALIQFEKALSLDPNTIEAQAALYNKACCHAYKGEGRKAADCLRTALRDYDLKFGTILNDPDLASFRALPEFKELQEEARLGGEDIGYGFRRDLKLISEVQAPFRGIRRFFYVAFSAAAGISTFFTVPRLFRAIAGGDGAPDLGETAGNVAINIGGLIVLVALFLWENKKEEEQLSQISRDENLSRLPLRLSTNRVVELVQLRDTVRPVILAGKKETVALSIQQAAKFRTELLRRGVLLVPVIWDEVRAPQIEKKGFGSPSKAAAALPSIGEDFEKRTQSITAKSKLKAEIRFKAEVVSPGEWERWIKDQQKSEGVAPGEDVYIILRLDGRVRRSGKGMPDWQQIVQELPPIEALLSKLER; translated from the exons ATGGCTGTGGCTGCTCCGACTCTGCACCGCCAATGGCTCCTCTTGTCGAACCCAATAACACGAAAAAGGCCGTCGCTTCCCGGCGGAGCAACCACCACGCTTAATCATTTGCAAATCCACAAGAACTCAGCCGgcatctctctcatctcttgCTCTTCAACTTCTCAGTCCACTGAAGCCAATACAGAAACCCCCGAGTCTTGTGTGAATTTGGGTCTCCAGCTCTTCTCCAAAGGACGG GTTAAAGATGCCTTAATTCAGTTTGAAAAAGCACTCAGTTTGGACCCCAACACGATCGAGGCCCAGGCTGCGCTGTATAACAAAGCCTGTTGTCACGCTTACAA aggggaaggaaggaaggctGCTGATTGTCTACGTACTGCCTTGAGAGACTATGACCTCAAATTTGGCACAATTTTGAATGATCCCGACTTGGCCTCTTTCAGAGCTTTGCCCGAATTTAAGGAACTGCAAGAAGAG GCTAGATTAGGTGGGGAAGATATAGGCTACGGTTTTAGGAGAGATCTCAAGCTCATTAGTGAAGTCCAAGCACCATTCCGTGGGATTAGGAGATTCTTTTATGTAGCTTTCTCTGCAGCTGCAGGAATCTCAACGTTCTTTACTGTACCCAGGCTGTTCCGTGCAATTgcaggtggtgatggtgctccTGATCTCGGGGAAACTGCCGGCAATGTTGCCATTAATATTGGAG GTCTTATTGTTCTTGTGGCATTGTTTTTATGGGAAAACaagaaggaggaggaacaaCTTTCACAAATATCTCGTGATGAAAATCTATCGAGATTGCCATTGCGCCTCTCCACCAACCGGGTTGTTGAGCTTGTGCAGTTGCGAGACACTGTCAGGCCT GTTATTTTAGCAGGGAAGAAGGAGACGGTGGCCTTAAGTATCCAGCAGGCAGCAAAGTTTCGAACTGAGCTCCTAAGAAGAGGTGTTCTTCTAGTTCCTGTCATCTGGGATGAAGTTAGGGCACCTCaaatagagaagaaaggattCGGTTCACCTTCAAAGGCAGCTGCTGCTCTTCCTTCTATCGGG GAAGATTTCGAGAAACGAACTCAGTCCATAACTGCAAAGTCAAAGTTAAAAGCTGAAATCCGATTCAAGGCTGAGGTTGTTTCCCCTGGAGAATGGGAAAG GTGGATAAAGGATCAGCAAAAGTCCGAAGGAGTTGCTCCCGGTGAGGATGTCTACATTATACTGCGCCTAGATGGTAGGGTTCGAAGATCAGGGAAG GGCATGCCTGACTGGCAACAAATTGTGCAGGAGCTGCCGCCTATAGAAGCATTACTTAGTAAACTAGAAAGATAG
- the LOC126590906 gene encoding bifunctional protein FolD 2-like, which translates to MASQSDHKAAIIDGKAIAQTIRNEIAEEVRHLWQKYGKVPGLAVVIVGTRKDSQSYVSMKRKACAEVGIKSVDIDLPENVSQDDLVAKVHELNATSDVHGILVQLPLPNHINEEKVLSEISIEKDVDGFHPLNVGKLAMKGREPLFLPCTPKGCLELLSRSGISIKGKKAVVVGRSNIVGLPVSLLLLKADATVTVVHSRTPDPESFIREADIIIAAAGQAMMIKGSWIKPGAAVIDVGTNAIDDPSRKSGYRLVGDVDFQEACKVAGWVTPVPGGVGPMTVAMLLKNTLDGAKHAIAQ; encoded by the exons ATGGCATCGCAATCCGATCACAAGGCTGCGATAATCGATGGGAAAGCCATAGCTCAGACCATCCGAAATGAGATTGCCGAGGAAGTTCGCCATCTGTGGCAGAAATACGGCAAG GTCCCGGGACTGGCGGTAGTGATAGTAGGGACCAGGAAGGACTCCCAAAGCTATGTGAGCATGAAGCGAAAGGCGTGCGCTGAAGTTGGGATTAAATCCGTGGATATAGACCTCCCCGAGAATGTGTCCCAGGATGACCTCGTTGCCAAAGTTCACGAATTGAATGCTACTTCCGATGTACATG GTATACTAGTTCAGCTCCCATTGCCAAACCATATTAATGAGGAGAAAGTGTTGAGCGAAATCAGCATCGAGAAGGATGTCGATGGTTTTCATCCTCTCAACGTCGGCAAGCTTGCAATGAAAGGCAGAGAACCTTTGTTCCTTCCTTGCACTCCCAAG GGCTGTCTTGAACTTCTGTCGCGAAGTGGGATAAGCATAAAGGGAAAGAAGGCAGTGGTTGTTGGCAGAAGTAACATTGTTGGATTACCAGTTTCATTGCTGCTTTTGAAAGCAGATGCTACTGTTACCGTAGTCCATTCCCGCACACCTGATCCAGAGAGTTTCATTCGTGAAGCGGACATTATTATTGCTGCAGCAGGACAGGCAATGATG ATCAAGGGTAGTTGGATAAAACCGGGTGCTGCTGTCATTGATGTTGGCACAAATGCTATAGACGACCCGAGCAGAAAGTCAGGCTATAGATTGGTTGGAGATGTGGATTTCCAGGAAGCATGTAAGGTAGCCGGATGGGTAACTCCTGTTCCTGGTGGCGTCGGACCAATGACGGTTGCAATGCTACTCAAGAACACTTTGGATGGTGCTAAGCATGCTATTGCTCAATAA
- the LOC126588604 gene encoding putative indole-3-acetic acid-amido synthetase GH3.9: protein MDGKRLEYTGEEALKEIERLTAKAGRVQLNILKEILSQNSKTEYLSKYMKGSKDVSAFKQCVPVITYKAIQPYIQRIANGEDSSLITGHPITEMLCSSGTSGREPKMMPSIAEDLDRRTFLYNLIMPIMNQYVPGLDEGKAMFLYFVKAEMSTPCGLPARTVLTSYYKSSHFKCRGPDPFNNCTSPDQTIFCNDSNQSMYCQLLSGLVHRHQVLRLGAVFASAFLRAISFLERNWINFCNDIRTGQLDPLITDPECRSSMAPLISVPNPSLADEINEICSLPSWKGIVCHLWPKAKYIEAVVTGSMAQYIPALEYYSDGKLPLVCTMYASSECYFGVNLKPLSDPADVSFTLLPNMGYFEFIPLGENGTRLMNIDEDEEVRSDKLVDLVQVRLGCYYELVVTTFAGLNRYRIGDVLQVTGFHNKAPQFRFICRRNVVLSIDTDKTNEEDLHKSVSVAKKLLEPFNALLVEYTSYADTSCLPGHYVLYWEIIYHGSMVDSTAPLDDKVMQECCIAVEEELDYIYRRCRTYDKSVGPLEIRVVEPGTFDALMDYFISQGGSINQYKTPRCIKSNKALKLLDSNVKACFFSPRDPKWIP from the exons ATGGATGGGAAGAGACTGGAGTACACGGGTGAGGAGGCATTGAAGGAGATTGAGAGGCTCACAGCCAAGGCTGGTAGGGTTCAGTTGAACATTTTGAAGGAGATCTTATCACAAAATTCGAAAACCGAATATTTGAGTAAGTATATGAAGGGATCAAAAGATGTATCAGCTTTTAAGCAATGTGTCCCAGTCATTACTTACAAGGCCATTCAGCCTTACATCCAAAGGATTGCTAATGGTGAAGACTCTTCTCTCATTACTGGCCACCCCATAACTGAAATGTTGTGCAG TTCAGGAACTTCAGGAAGAGAGCCTAAGATGATGCCATCGATCGCTGAAGATCTGGATCGTAGAACCTTTCTATATAATCTCATTATGCCGATTATGAACCA GTATGTCCCTGGACTGGATGAGGGCAAGGCTATGTTCCTCTACTTTGTGAAGGCAGAAATGTCAACACCGTGTGGCTTACCAGCTCGAACGGTGCTTACCAGCTACTACAAGAGCAGCCACTTCAAGTGCCGTGGCCCTGACCCTTTTAACAATTGTACAAGTCCTGACCAGACCATTTTTTGCAATGACAGCAACCAAAGCATGTATTGCCAACTCCTCTCCGGCCTAGTCCACCGCCACCAAGTCCTGAGGCTTGGCGCCGTCTTTGCATCCGCCTTTCTTCGAGCCATTTCATTCCTAGAACGAAATTGGATCAACTTTTGCAATGACATACGTACCGGCCAATTAGATCCTTTAATCACAGATCCCGAATGCCGGTCATCAATGGCTCCCTTAATTTCCGTCCCTAACCCTAGTCTAGCCGATGAGATCAATGAAATTTGTAGCCTTCCATCATGGAAGGGAATTGTATGCCATCTTTGGCCTAAAGCGAAGTACATTGAGGCTGTTGTCACGGGGTCCATGGCACAATATATCCCAGCTCTAGagtactatagtgacggaaaaCTTCCCTTGGTTTGCACCATGTATGCTTCCTCAGAGTGCTACTTTGGTGTCAACTTGAAGCCCTTGTCCGACCCTGCTGACGTGTCGTTTACCCTTTTGCCGAATATGGGGTATTTCGAATTCATACCGTTGGGAGAGAATGGGACTCGACTCATGAACATAGATGAGGATGAGGAGGTGCGTAGTGATAAACTTGTTGATTTGGTGCAAGTGAGGCTTGGCTGCTATTATGAACTGGTGGTCACCACCTTTGCCG GATTGAATCGTTATCGAATCGGCGATGTGCTCCAAGTGACTGGATTTCACAATAAAGCACCACAATTTCGGTTCATCTGTAGGAGGAATGTTGTTCTCAGCATTGACACTGACAAAACTAATGAGGAGGACTTGCACAAGAGCGTTTCTGTAGCAAAGAAGTTGTTAGAACCCTTCAATGCTCTTCTTGTGGAGTACACTAGCTACGCGGATACGTCATGTCTACCCGGCCACTACGTACTGTATTGGGAAATTATATATCATGGATCAATGGTGGATTCAACAGCCCCACTTGATGATAAGGTGATGCAAGAATGCTGCATTGCTGTGGAAGAGGAACTTGACTACATCTATCGCCGGTGCCGCACGTATGACAAGTCCGTAGGGCCGCTTGAGATTCGGGTGGTGGAGCCTGGGACGTTTGACGCGTTGATGGACTATTTCATCAGCCAAGGGGGTTCGATCAATCAATATAAAACGCCGAGGTGCATCAAGTCGAATAAGGCGCTTAAGCTGCTTGATTCTAATGTCAAGGCATGTTTCTTTAGTCCAAGAGATCCTAAGTGGATCCCTTAG
- the LOC126589764 gene encoding dol-P-Man:Man(5)GlcNAc(2)-PP-Dol alpha-1,3-mannosyltransferase-like has product MAGRSTAATQRNPLQRRRISNSSNPKILKDPKLLFASALLLCDSFLVALIVAYVPYTKIDWDAYMSQVSGFLGGERDYANLKGDTGPLVYPAGYLYFYSAIQYVTGGQVYPAQILFGILYIVNLGIILIIYGKTDVVPWWAFTLLCLSKRVHSIFVLRLFNDCLAMMLLYASLAALLYQRWHLGLIIFSGAVSIKMNVLLYAPPLLLLMLKAMSISGVISALAGAALLQILLGMPFIMSHPFAYISRAFNLGRVFIHFWSVNFKFVPEPIFVSKAFAISLLIAHLGLLTAFAHYRWCMHEGGLFKFLYSRLDPLKLKFALTSSFPLKKSSNSHSSARVLRKEYIVTTMFVGNFIGIVCARSLHYQFYSWYFHSLPYLLWKTPFPTVLRVMLFIGVEFCWNVFPSSMYSSAMLLFLHLVILVGLWSAPPEYPYVDDKASTENKDK; this is encoded by the exons CTTCCGCCTTGCTCCTCTGCGATTCGTTCCTCGTAGCCCTTATCGTCGCCTATGTCCCCT ATACGAAGATAGATTGGGACGCGTACATGTCACAA GTTAGTGGGTTTCTTGGTGGAGAGAGAGACTACGCGAACTTAAAAGGGGACACAGGGCCGCTGGTCTATCCTGCTGGTTACCTGTACTTTTATTCTGCTATTCAGTATGTTACAGGAGGCCAAGTTTATCCAGCTCAG ATTTTGTTCGGGATTTTGTACATTGTAAACTTGGGGATCATTTTGATCATCTATGGGAAGACTGATGTG GTTCCATGGTGGGCTTTTACCTTGCTTTGTTTATCGAAAAGGGTGCATTCTATTTTTGTGCTTCGTCTTTTTAATGACTGTTTGGCCATGATGCTCTTGTACGCTTCGTTGGCTGCACTTCTTTACCAAAGATGGCATCTTGGACTGATCATTTTCAG TGGAGCTGTTTCAATAAAGATGAATGTGCTTCTCTATGCTCCACCTCTACTACTCCTCATGTTAAAG GCTATGAGTATCAGTGGAGTGATATCAGCTTTAGCTGGTGCAGCGTTACTACAG ATACTGTTGGGGATGCCTTTCATCATGTCTCATCCATTTGCATACATCTCAAGAGCCTTTAATCTCGGTCGAGTCTTTATCCACTTCTG GTCTGTTAATTTCAAGTTTGTTCCTGAGCCAATATTTGTATCGAAGGCATTTGCAATCTCTTTGCTGATTGCTCACCTTGGTTTGCTCACAGCTTTTGCTCATTATAGATGGTGCAT GCATGAAGGCGGACTCTTCAAATTTTTGTATTCTAGACTTGAtcctttaaaactcaaatttgctCTGACAAGTTCATTCCCTTTGAAGAAGTCCTCCAATAGCCATTCATCCGCCAGAGTTCTTAGGAAAGAAT ATATTGTAACAACTATGTTTGTTGGGAATTTCATCGGCATTGTATGTGCTCGATCATTGCATTATCAGTTCTACTCTTG GTATTTCCATAGCTTACCTTATCTATTGTGGAAAACGCCTTTCCCCACAGTACTGCG TGTAATGTTGTTTATTGGGGTGGAGTTTTGCTGGAACGTCTTTCCTTCTAGCATGTACTCGTCGGCAATGCTTCTTTTTCTCCACCTAGTAATACTGGTCGGTCTGTGGTCCGCCCCACCTGAATATCCTTATGTGGACGACAAAGCATCGActgaaaacaaagataaatga
- the LOC126589767 gene encoding heat shock factor-binding protein-like isoform X2, with protein MDGHDSEDPKQSTADMSAFVQNLLQQMQSRFQTMSDSIVTKNIEMGSRINELESSINDLKTEMGMEGSPSPMQQSKPAADEVKQDEGSA; from the exons ATG GACGGGCATGATTCGGAGGATCCGAAGCAGAGCACTGCTGACATGTCTGCTTTT GTGCAAAATCTTCTTCAACAAATG CAATCTAGGTTCCAAACAATGTCCGACTCCATTGTCACGAAGAATATC GAGATGGGCTCTCGCATAAATGAGTTGGAGAGCAGCATCAATGACCTAAAAACAGAGATGGGAATGGAGGGCTCTCCGTCTCCAATGCAGCAGTCCAAGCCAGCGGCAGATGAAGTGAAGCAAGATGAAGGTTCTGCATAA
- the LOC126589767 gene encoding heat shock factor-binding protein-like isoform X1, translating into MDGHDSEDPKQSTADMSAFVQNLLQQMQSRFQTMSDSIVTKIDEMGSRINELESSINDLKTEMGMEGSPSPMQQSKPAADEVKQDEGSA; encoded by the exons ATG GACGGGCATGATTCGGAGGATCCGAAGCAGAGCACTGCTGACATGTCTGCTTTT GTGCAAAATCTTCTTCAACAAATG CAATCTAGGTTCCAAACAATGTCCGACTCCATTGTCACGAAGA TTGACGAGATGGGCTCTCGCATAAATGAGTTGGAGAGCAGCATCAATGACCTAAAAACAGAGATGGGAATGGAGGGCTCTCCGTCTCCAATGCAGCAGTCCAAGCCAGCGGCAGATGAAGTGAAGCAAGATGAAGGTTCTGCATAA